A window of the Loxodonta africana isolate mLoxAfr1 chromosome 3, mLoxAfr1.hap2, whole genome shotgun sequence genome harbors these coding sequences:
- the HSH2D gene encoding hematopoietic SH2 domain-containing protein isoform X2, which translates to MMEIRNLPPPLPPRLDWFVHTQAGELAQGGIPEWFHGAISREAAENLLEPQPPGSFLIRVSHSHVGYTLSYKAHGCCRHFMVKLLDDGSVVIPGENAAHASLDALVTFYQQEPMRPYGELLTQPCGQEDLANVDYEDLFLYSNTLGEEAASPTHDPRRHQGLSPCQAATPEETVSSGKTENPSGLFTTASPAPPRGSDTSKASLKPVLLRWPKERKPSAEMDRASLESTASSCPTKAPFGVTRQKLWKSLKTLPQTGKRVQQQLKSHLAAVSLPLLSDTRWSTTTHSSGARASSHEDAGATNWEDDAYTDSFEGSQAPCEPPRDRNALSREALRSVSWSRVSPGDRGLHQAVARSQSQQVSKQDTRGLVEPQDWLPEEYLPPPPFAPGYC; encoded by the exons ATGATGGAGATCAGGAATCTGCCCCCACCGCTGCCTCCACGGCTCGACTGGTTCGTGCATACCCAGGCTGGCGAGCTGGCCCAAGGTGGCATCCCTGAATGGTTCCATGGTGCCATCTCTAGAGA GGCTGCCGAGAACTTATTGGAGCCACAGCCACCAGGATCCTTTCTCATCAGGGTCAGTCACAGCCATGTGGGCTACACGCTCTCCTACAA GGCCCACGGCTGCTGCCGGCACTTCATGGTGAAGCTCCTGGACGACGGGAGCGTTGTGATCCCTGGGGAGAACGCAGCCCACGCCTCGCTGGACGCCCTGGTCACCTTCTACCAGCAGGAGCCGATGCGGCCATATGGGGAGCTGCTGACCCAGCCCTGTGGGCAG GAGGATCTGGCAAACGTGGACTATGAGGATCTTTTCCTTTACTCCAACACATTGGGCGAAGAAGCCGCCAGCCCCACCCATGACCCCAGACGGCACCAGGGGCTCTCCCCTTGCCAGGCAGCCACACCTGAAGAG ACTGTGAGCTCCGGGAAGACTGAGAATCCATCTGGCTTGTTCACCACTGCGTCCCCCGCCCCTCCAAGAGGATCTGACACATCGAAG GCCTCACTAAAGCCAGTCCTGCTCCGCTGGCCAAAGGAAAGGAAGCCTTCAGCAGAGATGGACAGAGCATCCCTGGAGAGCACCGCCTCCTCCTGCCCCACGAAAGCCCCTTTCGGGGTCACCCGCCAGAAACTCTGGAAGAGCCTCAAGACACTCCCCCAAACGGGCAAGAGGGTCCAGCAGCAGCTGAAATCCCACCTGGCAGCCGTGAGTTTGCCATTGCTCTCAGATACCAGGTGGTCCACAACAACTCACAGCTCGGGGGCCAGGGCAAGCAGCCATGAGGATGCGGGTGCTACGAACTGGGAGGACGACGCCTATACCGACTCCTTTGAGGGGTCCCAGGCACCCTGCGAACCCCCCAGAGACAGAAATGCCCTTTCCAGAGAGGCCCTGAGGTCAGTCAGCTGGAGCAGAGTTTCCCCAGGGGACAGAGGTCTGCACCAAGCGGTAGCGAGGTCTCAATCACAGCAGGTATCCAAGCAGGACACGAGGGGCTTGGTAGAACCCCAGGACTGGCTCCCCGAAGAATACCTCCCACCACCGCCGTTTGCCCCTGGATACTGCTAG
- the HSH2D gene encoding hematopoietic SH2 domain-containing protein isoform X3 — MMEIRNLPPPLPPRLDWFVHTQAGELAQGGIPEWFHGAISREAHGCCRHFMVKLLDDGSVVIPGENAAHASLDALVTFYQQEPMRPYGELLTQPCGQEDLANVDYEDLFLYSNTLGEEAASPTHDPRRHQGLSPCQAATPEETVSSGKTENPSGLFTTASPAPPRGSDTSKASLKPVLLRWPKERKPSAEMDRASLESTASSCPTKAPFGVTRQKLWKSLKTLPQTGKRVQQQLKSHLAAVSLPLLSDTRWSTTTHSSGARASSHEDAGATNWEDDAYTDSFEGSQAPCEPPRDRNALSREALRSVSWSRVSPGDRGLHQAVARSQSQQVSKQDTRGLVEPQDWLPEEYLPPPPFAPGYC, encoded by the exons ATGATGGAGATCAGGAATCTGCCCCCACCGCTGCCTCCACGGCTCGACTGGTTCGTGCATACCCAGGCTGGCGAGCTGGCCCAAGGTGGCATCCCTGAATGGTTCCATGGTGCCATCTCTAGAGA GGCCCACGGCTGCTGCCGGCACTTCATGGTGAAGCTCCTGGACGACGGGAGCGTTGTGATCCCTGGGGAGAACGCAGCCCACGCCTCGCTGGACGCCCTGGTCACCTTCTACCAGCAGGAGCCGATGCGGCCATATGGGGAGCTGCTGACCCAGCCCTGTGGGCAG GAGGATCTGGCAAACGTGGACTATGAGGATCTTTTCCTTTACTCCAACACATTGGGCGAAGAAGCCGCCAGCCCCACCCATGACCCCAGACGGCACCAGGGGCTCTCCCCTTGCCAGGCAGCCACACCTGAAGAG ACTGTGAGCTCCGGGAAGACTGAGAATCCATCTGGCTTGTTCACCACTGCGTCCCCCGCCCCTCCAAGAGGATCTGACACATCGAAG GCCTCACTAAAGCCAGTCCTGCTCCGCTGGCCAAAGGAAAGGAAGCCTTCAGCAGAGATGGACAGAGCATCCCTGGAGAGCACCGCCTCCTCCTGCCCCACGAAAGCCCCTTTCGGGGTCACCCGCCAGAAACTCTGGAAGAGCCTCAAGACACTCCCCCAAACGGGCAAGAGGGTCCAGCAGCAGCTGAAATCCCACCTGGCAGCCGTGAGTTTGCCATTGCTCTCAGATACCAGGTGGTCCACAACAACTCACAGCTCGGGGGCCAGGGCAAGCAGCCATGAGGATGCGGGTGCTACGAACTGGGAGGACGACGCCTATACCGACTCCTTTGAGGGGTCCCAGGCACCCTGCGAACCCCCCAGAGACAGAAATGCCCTTTCCAGAGAGGCCCTGAGGTCAGTCAGCTGGAGCAGAGTTTCCCCAGGGGACAGAGGTCTGCACCAAGCGGTAGCGAGGTCTCAATCACAGCAGGTATCCAAGCAGGACACGAGGGGCTTGGTAGAACCCCAGGACTGGCTCCCCGAAGAATACCTCCCACCACCGCCGTTTGCCCCTGGATACTGCTAG
- the HSH2D gene encoding hematopoietic SH2 domain-containing protein isoform X1, whose translation MATGLASPFMVQGWRGVSPGVTGAPGVWPGSWVAGLWRFPSCVCPSRAAENLLEPQPPGSFLIRVSHSHVGYTLSYKAHGCCRHFMVKLLDDGSVVIPGENAAHASLDALVTFYQQEPMRPYGELLTQPCGQEDLANVDYEDLFLYSNTLGEEAASPTHDPRRHQGLSPCQAATPEETVSSGKTENPSGLFTTASPAPPRGSDTSKASLKPVLLRWPKERKPSAEMDRASLESTASSCPTKAPFGVTRQKLWKSLKTLPQTGKRVQQQLKSHLAAVSLPLLSDTRWSTTTHSSGARASSHEDAGATNWEDDAYTDSFEGSQAPCEPPRDRNALSREALRSVSWSRVSPGDRGLHQAVARSQSQQVSKQDTRGLVEPQDWLPEEYLPPPPFAPGYC comes from the exons atggcaactggcttggcttCACCTTTCATGGTGCAGGGTTGGAGGGGTGTCAGTCCTGGGGTGACAGGTGCACCCGGAGTCTGGCCTGGGAGCTGGGTGGCTGGACTATGGCGATTTCCCTCCTGTGTGTGCCCTTCCAGGGCTGCCGAGAACTTATTGGAGCCACAGCCACCAGGATCCTTTCTCATCAGGGTCAGTCACAGCCATGTGGGCTACACGCTCTCCTACAA GGCCCACGGCTGCTGCCGGCACTTCATGGTGAAGCTCCTGGACGACGGGAGCGTTGTGATCCCTGGGGAGAACGCAGCCCACGCCTCGCTGGACGCCCTGGTCACCTTCTACCAGCAGGAGCCGATGCGGCCATATGGGGAGCTGCTGACCCAGCCCTGTGGGCAG GAGGATCTGGCAAACGTGGACTATGAGGATCTTTTCCTTTACTCCAACACATTGGGCGAAGAAGCCGCCAGCCCCACCCATGACCCCAGACGGCACCAGGGGCTCTCCCCTTGCCAGGCAGCCACACCTGAAGAG ACTGTGAGCTCCGGGAAGACTGAGAATCCATCTGGCTTGTTCACCACTGCGTCCCCCGCCCCTCCAAGAGGATCTGACACATCGAAG GCCTCACTAAAGCCAGTCCTGCTCCGCTGGCCAAAGGAAAGGAAGCCTTCAGCAGAGATGGACAGAGCATCCCTGGAGAGCACCGCCTCCTCCTGCCCCACGAAAGCCCCTTTCGGGGTCACCCGCCAGAAACTCTGGAAGAGCCTCAAGACACTCCCCCAAACGGGCAAGAGGGTCCAGCAGCAGCTGAAATCCCACCTGGCAGCCGTGAGTTTGCCATTGCTCTCAGATACCAGGTGGTCCACAACAACTCACAGCTCGGGGGCCAGGGCAAGCAGCCATGAGGATGCGGGTGCTACGAACTGGGAGGACGACGCCTATACCGACTCCTTTGAGGGGTCCCAGGCACCCTGCGAACCCCCCAGAGACAGAAATGCCCTTTCCAGAGAGGCCCTGAGGTCAGTCAGCTGGAGCAGAGTTTCCCCAGGGGACAGAGGTCTGCACCAAGCGGTAGCGAGGTCTCAATCACAGCAGGTATCCAAGCAGGACACGAGGGGCTTGGTAGAACCCCAGGACTGGCTCCCCGAAGAATACCTCCCACCACCGCCGTTTGCCCCTGGATACTGCTAG
- the CIB3 gene encoding calcium and integrin-binding family member 3 — protein sequence MGNKQAVFSHEQLEAYQDCTLFTRKEIMRLFYRYQDLAPQLIPLDYTSYPDVKVPYELIGSMPELKDNPFRQRIAQVFSEDGDGHMTFDNFLDMFSVMSEMAPRDLKAYYAFKIYDFNNDDYICTWDLEQMVTRLTRGELSAEEVSLVCEKVLDEADGDHDGRLSLEDFQNMILRAPDFLRCRPSPGPLPYTEAVHELCLSFFIH from the exons ATGGGCAACAAGCAGGCGGTCTTCAGTCATGAGCAGTTGGAAGCCTACCAG GACTGCACCTTATTCACGAGGAAGGAGATCATGAG GCTCTTCTACCGCTACCAGGACCTGGCTCCCCAGCTCATCCCTCTCGACTATACCAGCTACCCTGACGTGAAGGTGCCCTATGAGCTCATTGGCAGCATGCCTGAGCTGAAG GACAACCCTTTCCGCCAGAGGATTGCCCAGGTCTTCTCTGAGGATGGCGACGGACACATGACTTTTGACAACTTCCTGGACATGTTCTCTGTGATGAGCGAGATGGCTCCCCGTGACCTCAAAGCCTACTACGCTTTTAAGATTTACG ACTTCAACAACGATGATTACATCTGCACGTGGGACCTGGAGCAGATGGTGACCAGGCTGACACGGGGGGAGCTCAGTGCTGAGGAGGTGAGCCTGGTGTGCGAGAAGGTGCTGGACGAGGCAGACGGGGACCACGATGGGCGGCTGTCCCTGGAAGACTTTCAGAACATGATCCTGCGGGCACCCGACTTTCTCAGGTGCCGCCCCAGCCCGGGTCCCCTACCATATACGGAGGCAGTTCACGAGCTCTGTTTGAGTTTCTTCATTCACTGA